Genomic DNA from Alicyclobacillus fastidiosus:
TCATCAGTACGGGGAGATCTCTATATGATTGGATCCACTGAGCGTACATGTGCCCAATCATCGTTTCCGATGTAGGGCGAATCGCTAGGCGCTCTTCGAGTTTGTCGCCGCCGGCCTCGGTCACCCAGGGGAGTTCTGGATTGAATCCCTCGACGTGCTCCTTTTCCTTTTGGAAGAAGCTCTCCGGAATGAACAGTGGGAAATAGGCATTCCGGTGTCCTGTGCGCTTAAACTCCTTGTCCAACTCGCGTTGGCAAGTCTCCCAGATCTCATACGAATCTGGTTTAAACACGATACATCCGCGCACCGGGGAATAATCCATTAAATCCGCTTTTTGGATCACGTCGAGATACCAACGAGAAAAATCCTCGCTCTGCGGCGTGATTTCTTTCACAAACGCTTTATTTTCTTTCGCCATGACGATCCTCCTAGGGCAGGTTGTCCTGCTTGCCATCTTACGGAATGCAACAATTCTCGTCAATTACGGGCATACTGGGGACACGCACCAGAAGCGGAGGGGAACACAAATGGACAATGTAACGCACGCTGCATTCGGGGTAGGAGTCTTTGCTACCTATACAGCCGCCACTGGATCGCCACATGAAGGTTCCCTCGCTGTCGCCGCGTGTGTCGCGGCGGTGGCCGGGGCAGAATGGCCCGACTTGGACATTTTGGCGCGGATCTTCGGCGGACCGGTGAAATACTTGTACCAGCACCGTCAGATCTCTCACAGTATCCCGCTTTGGTTTGCAGCCTCGCTGTTGATTGCCGTGATCACCGACGCGTTCGTACCTGGACACTTTTGGCGGTACGCAGCGCTTGCATTCGCGGGCACGTTGACGCACATCTTGCTCGATGGATTTACAACATATGGAACGCGGGCCTTGTGGCCGTTCACGAATCGACGCTACCGAGGTGACGCGTTGTTTGTCATCGAACCACTATACGTCATCCTATTTATCGTCGGATTTGCTGTGATTCAAACCGGTGGTCCGTACCGTGCGACCGTCTATTGGTTGGACGCTTTAGCGATTGCGTTCACGCTGTGGCGTATCCTACTTCGGCTCATTCTGGGGAGGCGCGTCAGGCAATGGAGCGCGCAGTTCGGCGACGGGCGCGAGATGAAATGGCGAGTCGTACCGACGCTGTTTCCGATCCCGCACGGGTATAAGTACGTACTGCAGGAGGGCGTGCGGTTTCGCTTCGGGTCGTTTACGTGGAACGGGCGCATGGTCGAGGAAGCCACCGTCGAGACGGCCACTGGTCCTGCGGTGGACTACGTCCTGTCTGAGACGTCCGTCGGCCGAGCGATGGCCTGGTTCGCGCCAATGTTGTTCACCAAGGTCGACGACGATGGACGATGGACCGTCGTGCGACTCGCGGATGCCTCGGTTCGATACTTCAACTTTCTTCCCTTTAGCGCCACGGTCGACTTGACCATTATCGCAGGTGGGGGATATACGGTGGTGAACGAGGGCCTTCGCGCACAGCCCGTTCACATTCAGAAGCTGTGGCACGATTCGTTTTGCGCGCT
This window encodes:
- a CDS encoding metal-dependent hydrolase, whose amino-acid sequence is MDNVTHAAFGVGVFATYTAATGSPHEGSLAVAACVAAVAGAEWPDLDILARIFGGPVKYLYQHRQISHSIPLWFAASLLIAVITDAFVPGHFWRYAALAFAGTLTHILLDGFTTYGTRALWPFTNRRYRGDALFVIEPLYVILFIVGFAVIQTGGPYRATVYWLDALAIAFTLWRILLRLILGRRVRQWSAQFGDGREMKWRVVPTLFPIPHGYKYVLQEGVRFRFGSFTWNGRMVEEATVETATGPAVDYVLSETSVGRAMAWFAPMLFTKVDDDGRWTVVRLADASVRYFNFLPFSATVDLTIIAGGGYTVVNEGLRAQPVHIQKLWHDSFCALGDRVRLYIPSPRGYRSKSRA